A single genomic interval of Saccharothrix saharensis harbors:
- a CDS encoding DUF2339 domain-containing protein, whose translation MPPHAYPAAPPPPTAGGWGPPPVPHWTPAPPPPPGPTLFDRLAKDGAGSKLLAWVGGAVTLLGVVLLLVLAVQRGYLGPLPRVLGGAALGGALVGLGLWLHRTPAGRTGAFALAATGIAVLYLDVIAATSIYEYLPGGGGLAAGLLIAGGGLLLALRWDSAALAIGVVAACALCAPVLTQGFTPLLVAFLLVLKIAASPVHLKRDWPWLAVTAGVPPLIASVLVINRADELTLAGISLLAAVIGVAAAVLTVKVRPDDVTALALAVGSPLPALLTTAVLDRRLGAGVAGAVAVLMLALWAAGRRSLPGNFAAAVGGVGVFALFQATALALDGGTRAAVVLAEALVLAFLAKVLASRGPLLGSLVFGVIGTLLTLGTAVPPRLLLDEPWRADTAGFLVSGVLTALVLGVLAVVLPWVASGLGVLGRHPFPWVVAGVVLLYAAAGVVLCGALLVSQDVTGFLFGHSIVTVSWTVAALVLLVRGIDRKSLRVAGLVLVGAAVAKLLLFDMAALDGIARVLAFIGAGLVLLTAGTRYAKLVATRRISADS comes from the coding sequence GTGCCACCCCACGCGTACCCGGCCGCTCCGCCCCCGCCGACCGCCGGCGGCTGGGGTCCGCCGCCCGTCCCCCACTGGACGCCCGCCCCTCCGCCGCCGCCCGGCCCCACCCTCTTCGACCGCCTCGCCAAGGACGGCGCGGGCAGCAAGCTCCTCGCCTGGGTCGGCGGCGCGGTGACGCTGCTCGGCGTCGTGCTGCTCCTCGTCCTGGCCGTGCAGCGCGGCTACCTCGGGCCGCTGCCGCGCGTGCTCGGCGGCGCCGCGCTCGGTGGCGCGCTGGTCGGCCTCGGCCTGTGGCTGCACCGCACCCCGGCCGGCCGGACCGGCGCGTTCGCCCTCGCCGCCACCGGCATCGCCGTGCTCTACCTCGACGTCATCGCGGCCACCTCGATCTACGAGTACCTGCCCGGGGGCGGTGGCCTGGCCGCCGGCCTGCTCATCGCGGGCGGTGGGCTGCTGCTCGCGCTGCGCTGGGACTCCGCGGCCCTCGCCATCGGCGTGGTCGCGGCCTGCGCCCTGTGCGCCCCCGTCCTCACCCAGGGCTTCACGCCGCTGCTGGTCGCGTTCCTGCTGGTCCTGAAGATCGCGGCGAGCCCGGTGCACCTCAAGCGCGACTGGCCGTGGCTCGCGGTCACCGCCGGCGTGCCGCCGCTGATCGCCTCGGTCCTGGTGATCAACCGCGCGGACGAGCTCACCCTGGCCGGGATCTCCCTGCTGGCCGCCGTGATCGGCGTCGCGGCCGCGGTGCTCACGGTCAAGGTCCGCCCCGACGACGTCACCGCGCTCGCACTCGCCGTCGGCTCGCCGTTGCCGGCCCTGCTCACCACCGCGGTGCTCGACCGCCGCCTGGGCGCGGGAGTCGCGGGCGCGGTCGCGGTGCTGATGCTCGCGTTGTGGGCGGCGGGTCGGCGGTCGTTGCCGGGGAACTTCGCCGCGGCGGTCGGCGGGGTCGGCGTGTTCGCGCTGTTCCAGGCGACGGCGCTGGCCCTCGACGGCGGCACGCGCGCCGCGGTGGTGCTGGCCGAGGCGTTGGTGCTGGCGTTCCTGGCGAAGGTCCTGGCGTCACGCGGTCCGCTGCTCGGCTCGCTCGTGTTCGGCGTCATCGGCACCCTGCTCACCCTCGGCACCGCCGTGCCGCCGCGACTGCTGCTGGACGAACCGTGGCGCGCGGACACCGCGGGGTTCCTGGTGTCCGGCGTGCTGACCGCACTGGTCCTCGGTGTGCTCGCGGTCGTGCTGCCGTGGGTCGCGTCGGGCCTGGGCGTGCTGGGCAGGCACCCGTTCCCGTGGGTGGTGGCCGGTGTCGTGCTGCTGTACGCGGCGGCCGGGGTCGTGCTGTGCGGCGCGCTGCTGGTGTCGCAGGACGTGACCGGATTCCTCTTCGGTCACTCGATCGTGACCGTGTCGTGGACGGTCGCCGCGCTGGTGCTGCTGGTGCGCGGCATCGACCGGAAGTCACTGCGGGTGGCCGGATTGGTGCTGGTCGGGGCCGCGGTGGCGAAGCTGCTGCTGTTCGACATGGCCGCGCTGGACGGCATCGCGCGCGTGCTCGCGTTCATCGGCGCGGGCCTCGTCCTCCTGACGGCGGGCACCCGTTACGCCAAGCTGGTGGCAACTCGACGAATTTCGGCTGATTCGTAG
- a CDS encoding ribokinase, translated as MTVLVLGSANADLVVPVPRRPAGGETVLGGDTVVLPGGKGANTAVAAARLGASVAFVGAVGGDQYGRLLLESLSSSGVRTDFVRTSSRPTGLAYITVTPDGENSIVVAPGANSDLGVSDVDALTWDDVSVLVCSLEVPVPTVAHAVRTAASRGVRPVLNLSPVVEVPADALALLDPLIVNEHEAASLASSFEGLLALGPRSAVVTLGARGAAVVTPSGVVEVDAPDVSVVDTTGAGDAFAGALAFGLSSGSSLPGAARFAARVAAVSVTSAGAQPSYPTLEQVRKSG; from the coding sequence GTGACTGTTCTCGTGCTCGGTTCGGCCAACGCGGACCTCGTGGTGCCGGTGCCCCGCCGTCCCGCCGGCGGTGAGACGGTGCTCGGTGGCGACACGGTCGTCCTGCCCGGCGGCAAGGGCGCGAACACCGCCGTCGCCGCCGCCCGGCTCGGCGCGTCGGTGGCGTTCGTCGGCGCGGTGGGCGGCGACCAGTACGGGCGGCTGCTGCTGGAGTCGTTGTCGTCGTCGGGTGTGCGGACCGACTTCGTGCGCACGTCGTCCCGACCCACGGGCCTGGCGTACATCACCGTGACACCGGACGGCGAGAACTCGATCGTCGTGGCACCCGGCGCGAACTCCGACCTGGGCGTGTCCGATGTGGACGCCCTGACCTGGGACGACGTTTCGGTGCTGGTGTGCTCGCTGGAGGTGCCGGTGCCGACCGTGGCGCACGCCGTGCGGACGGCGGCCTCCCGCGGCGTGCGGCCGGTGCTGAACCTGTCGCCGGTGGTCGAGGTGCCCGCGGACGCGCTGGCCCTGCTGGACCCGCTGATCGTGAACGAGCACGAGGCCGCGTCGCTGGCGTCGTCGTTCGAGGGGCTGCTGGCGCTGGGCCCGCGGTCCGCCGTGGTCACGCTGGGCGCGCGCGGCGCGGCCGTCGTCACGCCGTCCGGTGTGGTGGAGGTCGACGCGCCGGACGTGTCCGTTGTGGACACCACGGGTGCCGGCGACGCGTTCGCGGGCGCGCTGGCGTTCGGGCTGTCGTCCGGCTCGTCCCTGCCGGGAGCCGCCCGTTTCGCCGCCCGCGTGGCCGCCGTGTCGGTGACCTCGGCCGGCGCGCAACCGTCGTACCCGACCCTGGAGCAGGTGCGGAAATCCGGGTGA